Part of the Ignavibacterium album JCM 16511 genome, TTTCGGTTCGACTGAAACAGTTACAGTCCAAATTAAAAATTATGGTTCAGCCACCATTAATTTTGCAGTGACGCCTGCTACAGTATATGCATCGGTTACAGGACCTAATCCACAAACATTTTCACCGGTTATTATTAATTCCGGCACGCTGGCTCCAGGTGCAACACAGGATGTTACTATCACCACAACATATAACATGACAGGTTTCGGTACATATACATTTAATGCATATACAGCAATCAGCGGTGATGGAAATTCTGCCAACGATGCTATGAGTCCAGTTATTAGGGCAAATGTCGCACCGGCAACATTACCCGAATTTGTCGATTTTACCGGATTTACCGGTGCTAATCTTACAACGGTTTTCCCAAACTGGAAAGAAGCTTCAGGTGTTTCGCCGAGTGGTACAAGTTCAGCTTGGACTTCGCAAACCGGATTAGGCGGTACGGGTAATATTACGGCAAGAATAAATCTGTATACAACTTCAAGAAATGAATGGATAATTGGTCCAAAGATTATTCCACAATCGAATACGGTTTTAAAATTTTCTGCTGCGGTTACGGATTGGAACTCTGTTACTTTACCGGATTCGATGGGTTCTGATGATAAAGTTCGGGTGATGGTAAGTACCGATTGCGGTTTAAGCTGGACATCTATTTTTCAGATGGATGCATCAACCGGTCTGACTAATACTCTGACACAATTCACTATACCGTTAGCGTCCTATTCTGGTCAGGAAATTAAAATAGCTTTCTATGCTACAGATGGACCTACAGACGATCCGCAAGATTATGATTTTCATATTGATGATATTTATATCGGAGGGCCTGCACCTGATAACCCGGCTTCATTTGCAGCAGTTCCTTTAAGCTCATCTCAGATACAATTAACCTTTACAACAAATAGCAACAATAATAATGTTGTAATAGTTTGGAATAATACTGGAACATTCACTTCTCCTTCGGGAGCTCCACCATCAGTTGGGCAACCTTTTGCCGGCGGTACATTACTTTATAATGGTTTGGTATCGCCTGTTAACCATTCTGGTCTGACAGGAAATACACAATATTATTACAAAGCATTTTCATATAATGGTTCAGTATATTCTCCGGGTTTAACATCATCAGCAACAACCTTGTGCGATCCTGTTTCAACTCTTAATGAAAATTTTGATGGTGTGACCACTCCAAATCTACCATCTTGCTGGTATAAAGTAGGAACCGGTGGGTCTGTTTCAACACAGGGTTCAAGTGCAAATTCATCACCTAATTGTTTATATATTTATTCAACAAGTACTAGTTCATTGGCTGTAGTATCATTACCTCCTTTAAGTAATGCTGGTGCAGGAACTCATAGATTAAGATTTTATGCAAGGGCTAATTTCACAGTCGGTGGTGTTATCCATATTGGTTATTTAACAAATCCTAATGATGCCAATAGTTTTGTTAAACTTGATTCCATCGTAGCAAATTCATTGAGCTATCAGCAATTCACTAAATTTTTAGGTAATGCACCTGGCTCCAATCAGGTTTTAGCGTTCAGACATTCCGGTTCGCCTGCCAATAGTGTTTTAATTGATGATGTGGTTTGGGAACCAGTTCCTGTAGGAGTACCTAATCCTGCAGTAGTCGTTTCCCCTGCTGATAGTGCTACCAATGTTGCAATAAATACAAGTCTGAACTGGTTAAGTGGCGGCGGTGCACCTGAAACAGGTTACAGAATTTATTTCGGAACGGATGGCGGTGGTGTTACTCCTCCAACTAATATATTGAATAATGTTGATTTAGGTTTGGTAACTACATACACACCTGCATCTCCATTATCTTATAGTACGACTTATTACTGGATGATTGTTCCATACAATGGAAGTGGAAATGCAACGGGCACACCTATCTGGAGATTTACCACAATGCCTGATCCAACAATTACTCCGCCTTATACTCAAAATTTTGAGGGAACATTTCCACCTATTAATTGGACACGATTCACAGGGCTTTTGCAAGATACTTCTGTACTTACTTCAACAACTGCAGGTTGGGTTCAGGATGATTGGAGAAATATTTCTTCACCAGTAAATAAAGCAGCAAGGCTGAACATATGGTCAACTACTACAAGATATTGGTTGGTAACGCCTCCAATTAATTTAGGAACTGGCTCAACAAATTATCAAATAGAATTTGATTTAACTTTGAACGCTTACGGTACTTCAAACCCTCCGGGAACTTCTGGTGTTGATGATAAATTCGCAGTGGTCATTTCCACAGATGGTGGAACAACCTGGTTATCTGCAAATACACTTAGACTATGGGACAATGCTGGTTCGCCATATGTTTACAACAATATAAATCATCTTGGTGAACATGTTATTCTGAATCTTACCGGTTATACCGGTATTGTAAAGATAGGATTTTATGGTGAATCAACTGTATCTAATGCAGATAATGATTTAATGGTAGATAATTTTGAAGTTAAAGAAGTTCCTACTACACCCCTATTTACAATCAGTCCGACATCAAAAGACTTCGGAACTGTTATCTCAGGCAACACCAAATCTGCTAATTTCACAATTACAAATACAGGTGTGGGCACCTTATCCATAAATTCCGGCGGAATAACTTTAACCGGCACTAATGCAAATCAATTCTCTTTGGGAAGCATTTCATATCCTATAAATTTGACTTCAGGTCAAAGCGCACAAATTACAGTTAACTTTTCACCAACAAGCGCCGGAGTTAAAACTGCAAATCTTCAAATAGTTCACAATGCACCTGGTTCACCGGCAGTTGTTCCATTGACAGGTAATGCTTTACCTGCAGGAATATTGTTTGAAGACTTTACAGGAGCTGCTTTCCCACCCGATGGCTGGATTGCTGTAAATAATGATGCTGGGACAAAGAATTGGATAAGAAATACAGGCAAATTTACTTCATCACCGGCTTCTGCTTCCTCCAGTTGGGAATCCACAATATTAAGAAACAATGACTGGTTAATAACACCAAAGTTAGTAGTTTCTTCGGGGGATTCGATAATCTTCTGGATAAGTGCTGCTTCCTCTTCCTATACAGAAGAACTTGTTGTAAAAGTTGGAAGCACAAATGATCCAAATGGATCGTGGACAACGCTCGATTCAATCTTAACAAATAATCCCGGATGGGAAAGAAAATCATATAGTTTAAATGCGTTTGCAGGTCAGAATGTTTACATAGCTTTCGTTAATAGAGGTTTGGACAAATTTACAGTTTATATTGATGATGTAGTTGGTCCTCAGGTATATATACCTGCGGTTGATGTTGCTTTGCAGAGCTTTTATCAAGCTAGCGGTTTGCCAGTACCAAGAGGAGTTAGTCAATTTGAAGAAAATAATATTTATGTAAAAGTACTTGAGAATTCTAATAAGAAAGAACCTGTCGAAGCATTATCAAATACAGGTAGTGGTGTAAAATCAACTACTTCAAATAATACTGTAGTCGTTGACAATTCCAATGTTCCAATTGAACTCAACAATATCCAAATTAAAGCTGCTGTAAAAAATCTAGGCCAAAATGCTACTAATTATACAATCAATTATTCTGTTGGTGGTATTAATCAAACTCCATTCTCTGGTCCAACAATTAGTTCTGGTCAAACAGATACAGCTACAATAATTTACAATCCATCATCCATTGGTACATTTATAGCTGCTGGAACAGTCACAGCTACTGGTGATGAAGTCCCGGGTAATAATAATAACCAGTTCAGGATGAGGGTTTACCCTGATTCTTACACCAGAACGATCTATGACAGAGCTGATAATGTTGTAGATACCTGGGTTGGTTGGGCTGATACTACAGTACGAATGAAAGCAGGAGTTCGATTTACAGCTCCATCTGAGATTAAATTAGCTGGTGTTGATTTCATCTGCAGAACCGAAGCAGTTAACAGTGGTACTTTTGAAGTTCAGGTTCGTGCAGCTGGTGATTCTGCCGGTGCACCTGGTGCTGTCCTCTACACTCAGGTTTACTCTGCAAACGATTATTTCGCTGGTGCCGGTGATTATATCTTCTTCCCATTTGGCAACGATGCACCAACTATTGCAAGTGGTTCTGATTACTGGATTACTGTCAAAGCTCCTTTAGGTGTTCTTTATCCTGGTGCAGTTCACAACACAGGATTTACTTCCGGTAGAAGCTTCTTTGAAGGTTCAGCTGATACAACAGTTTGGAATCCTTTAGTTATTACTACTGAAAGAGCCTGGATTATGAGAGCTGTTCATATTCCTGCTGCAGCTACATTCCAGCTAACAGTTTCAGTTGGCAACGGTTGGAATATGGTATCAGTACCTGGTTTACATCCTGTTGATCAGAATATACTTACCTGGTGGCCTGGTAAAGACCCTGCTGCAAATGTTTTCAAGTTCCAGGGTGCTTATCAGTCTGTTACAACAGTTCAACCTGGTCTCGGCTACTGGATGAAACATCTCGGTGCTAATACTTACAACACAGGTGATGAATGGCCTGCTGGTGGTATCAATATCGTTGCTCACGATCCTCTTAATGCTGCTGCCGGCTGGAACCTTATAGGTGGTTATGAGTTCTTAGCTCCTACTTCGGCTCTTACTACTAATCCTTCAGGGCTCATATCCGGTTTCGTATATGGTTACACTACTAGTGGTGGTTATCAGGTTGCTAGTGACCTCGTTCCTGGTTATGGCTACTGGCTTAAACTTACTGCTGCAGGACAGATTAACATAAATCCAGGTCCTAAAGCTAATTTCAAACTCTCTGACTTTATCCCTGATGACTTCGGTAAGATTATCATTACTGATAACGCAGGTAAGTCTTATACTCTCTATGTTGCTCAGGGTAATCAGGCTCAGAAGACTTCACTCGACTTCTTCGAACTTCCTCCTGCTCCGTTCAGTGATATGTTTGATGTAAGATACACTTCTGGAAGATTTGTTGAAGATTTGAGCAGTGCAATGAAGACAATTCAGATGCAGGGAGTAGAATATCCTGTAAGAGTAAGAGTAGAAGGAATGATGCTGAGGATAACAGATGAGACAGGAAAAGCAGTAAATGAGAGAGTTAAGTCAGGCGAAGAGATAACAATCAGTAACTCACAGATAAGAAAGCTGAATGTGATGAGTGATATAATACCTGATAAGTATTCTCTTGAGCAGAATTATCCGAATCCATTCAACCCAACGACAACAATAGAATTCTCATTGCCTGAGGATGTAGAGAATGTAAGATTGACGATATACAATGCATTGGGAGAGAAGGTAGCAGAGCTAGTAAACGGAAAGATGGAAGCAGGCAGATACAGATATCAGTGGAATGCTGGAAATGTTGCAACAGGATTGTATATCTATGAACTTAAGACAAACAAATTCTCTTCTGTCAAGAAGATGATGTTGTTGAAGTAATTTGTTTCAAACCCGAACTGCTAAAGCAGCAGTTCGGGTTTAATTTTTATCAAACAAAAAAGTGAGGTAAATATGAAAAAATTAACTTTACTCTTCCTGATAGTTTTCAATTTTACTAATGTCTTTCCCCAAACTTTTGTAACTCACAACACGAGCACTCTTCAGGTAAGCATCTTTAATAATGGCTACATTGGACATAATTTTGATGCAACTCAAGGTGGTGGTGTAGTGTTTGGTTCAGCTCCCGACGCAATGTTTACTGCAGGAGTAATGTTTGGCGATAATGTAAGAGGTGTTAATGGAATGGTTGGTAGTTTCGTACAGGGTACCCCACAGCTTCCAATCATTGCTGATCTACAAAATACAGTTCCGTTTACTCCATTTACTTCTGATCCATACTTCAACCAGATAACTGAGGCAAGAATGAATGATGGGCTTGCACCTCTTCCATATAATGTAACAATCAAGCAAAAATCTTATTCGAACACTGGTGATAAATTCGTAATCATCACATATGAACTGACCAATAATTCTTCAAATACATATTCTAATTTCAGAGTTGGAATTTTTGCTGATTGGGATGTAGGTGCAGCAGCTTATCTTAACAACAGAAGAGGAATGGACATTCCACGAAATCTTGTTTATCAGTATTTGCAGGGCACACAGGATCCAAATTATTACGGTGTTGTTGCTCTGAGTGGTTTAACAGGAGGAACCAGCACTGATATATTCCCGGGTGATGTTAATACTATCAGGAATGAAGTTTACTTATTAATCAGTAACATTTATGACAGCACTTCAAGCACAAGATTAGGTGATTTTCGTTCTTTTATAGGAAGTGGTCCTTATACTTTTTCACCTGGTAGTACATTAAATGTTGCTTTTGCTATTGTAGTTGGAACTAACTTAGCTGATCTTCAGACATCAGCAGATGCTGCTGTTTTTAAATATAACAATTACATTCTGCCAGTTGAACTTACTTCGTTCACTGCATCAGTAAATCTGAATGGAGATGTTAGCTTAGAATGGATTACGGAAACCGAAATTAATAATCACGGTTTTGTAGTAGAAAGAAAAACAGATAACACTGATTTCACTTCAATTGGATTTGTAAAAGGTAACGGCACAACTACAGAAAGAAAAATATATACATTCACTGACAAAAACTTAGAAGCAGGAAAATATTATTATAGATTAAAGCAAATTGATTTCAACGGACAGTTCGAATACAGCGATATAATTGAAGTGGAAGTAACACCAGTAAACAAATATTTACTTGAACAGAATTATCCAAATCCATTCAACCCAAGCACTGTCATTAGCTGGCAATCTCCAGTTGATAGCTGGCAAACATTAAAAGTATATGATATACTTGGAAATGAAGTCGCCACACTCATTAATGAATTCAAAAATGCCGGCAAATATTCAATAAGATTTGATATGAAAGATTTAGCACCGGGAACATATTTCTATCAACTGAAGATTGGTGATGTTGTTCAAACAAAGAAGATGACTTTACTCAAATAGATATTATCAAAATCATTTTTTCGCTTCCCTCTCATTGAACAATTCTTTGAGAGGGATTTTTTTATTCTTCAACTATCATTCCAGCAGTTTAAAAATTTTTTACACTTTTGATTGCAAAGATTAAATTTTTATTAAATTAAAAACATTTCAGGGAAAAAATCGAAAATTTTTTTTTAATTTTTTTTTGAAGTTACCTCTTTGTTATTAAATGAGTTATAAAAATTCATTTAAAGTTACTTGGTAAAAACACCAGGAAAATTTAACACGAATTAATTTGACAAATGAATTTGAACTTTCTATTTTAGCTCCTGTGAGGGCAAACTACTTCTGCAAAATTCTGAGTTAACCCTAAAAATTTTTTAGCACTCAGATTCAATTGAATATAATTTGATCGACGATATGCACCAAATGAGTGAATGTTAATCGAGGGCAATTAACAAAAACTATTTCGTATATGTTATACTGGTGCTTATGATTCATTTTTATCTTGACCAACACCTAAAAATTTTATCTGAAAAATTTTATTCCACAGGAATAAACAATTCTAATAAACTATCCATTCAACAATCACACGGAGGTATAATATGCTTTGGAGATACAATATCCATCTTTCATTTTTATAACTTCTTTTACTTATTTAATTCAATTCCAATTAAGTTATGTGTTTAACAAAACAAGTTAATTTTTTTAGGAGAGAAAAATGATAAAAAAGATTTTTAATCATTATTTGCTGATAGCCTCATTGATATTTATTATTCAATGGGATATATCTGCACAAGTCAGTGTGATGACATTTAGTTCCTCATCTGGAACATATACAGAAATAACGGGAGGAACTTTGCTTGGCTCAACAACATCTGATGATCAATATTTTGTTGATCCTGCAATTCCTCTGGGTGGAACAACAAAAACCGGTCCTGGTTTCCCGATTGGTTTTGATTTCGTAATAAATGGAAATACTTTCGACAGATTCGGAATTAATAATAATGGATGGATTTCATTTGGAAAGTCTGCATTAACACCTTCTGTCGATATGAATACTACAAGTGCCTATACACCACTTTCATCAACAACAGCAATAACTCCAGCTGAATTAAGAACAAGAGTCGCTGGGTTGGGAAGAGATTTGCAGGCACAGACAGGTGCTGAACTAAGATTTGAATTAATTGGAACAGCACCAAACAGAACTCTGGTTATTCAGTGGAAAGGTTATAGAAAATTCGGTGCTACTGGAGACAATTATAATTTTCAAGTAAGAATAAATGAAACAAGTAATACAGTTGAAGTTGTATATGGTACTATGACTAATAATACAACCTCAACAACAGTTCAGGTTGGAATTGGAGGTTCTTCAGCTAGTGATTTTAATAATCGCACTACTACAACAGATTGGACAGCTTCAACTGCTGGTGATACAAATTCAGCAACTATGACTTTATCAAACACTGTTTTTCCACCATCAGGTTTAACATTCACTTGGTCACCACCATCTGATTTACCACCAGCAATTTCATATTTACCGTTAAATAACACTAGCAGTACATCAAACAGAATTTTAACAGCACAGATAACCGATGACTTTGGAATTGCAAGTGCTCCAAATGATCCTAGATTATACTTTAAAAAGAAAAGTGAAACTAATTTTGTATTTGTTAATGCTTCTTCAATAGTTGGTAACGATTATACATTTACAATTGATTATTCATTGTTAAGTGGGCCAATAGCAGCAGGCGATACTATTGTTTATTATGTTGCCGCACAGGATAATGCTGGTCAAACTGTCACAAATCCATTTGGTGGCAGTGGAACACCGCCAGGAATAAATCCACCAGCAACTTTTTCTTCATACATAATTTTACCTATTTATTCACTGCCATATCTTCAAGATTTTAATGCAGGCACATCGCTTCCAGCAAATTGGGCAGGTAATATGGTAATTCTTGCTAATCATGGAACTTCTGGGAGTAATGGGTTAACAAAAAATCTATATTCTAGTGTAACTAGTGCTAATGCTACAAGCCCAATTGTTGGACCTGTTACCTCTAGTTCAGAAATTGTATTTGATTATAGAATTGTTAATTGGTCTGGGTATCCAAATACTGCAACAACACTAGGTGGTGATCAATTTTTTATCAGAATTAGTACTGATGATGGGGCAAATTTTACTACTATTTATACAATTGATTCATCAAATCATGTTGTAAGCACAAACTTTGCAACTGTAACAATACCTATCGGAGCCTATGCTGGGCAGAATGTTATGGTACGATGGGATTTACAGTGGGCTCAGGGAGATTATTACTTTGATATAGATAATGTGAAAATCAGAGAAACTCCAATTGGTCCACCAAATCCAGCAGTTGTTGTAATGCCTGTCGATGGAGCTACAAATGTTGCAATAACAACTTCTCTGCAATGGCAAAGTGGAGGTGGTGCGCCTGAAACAGGTTACAGAATTTATTTCGGAACTGATGGTGGTGGTGTTACTCCTCCAACTAATATTTTGAATAATGTTGATTTAGGCTTGGTAACTTCATACACACCTGTATCTTCGTTATCTTATAGCACAACCTATTACTGGATGATCGTTCCATATAATGGCGGTGGTGATGCACCTGGTAATGTAATTTGGTCATTTACCACAGGAGCTGACCCCACAATCAATGCATTCCCTTATGTTCAAGACTTTGAAGGAAGTTTCCCACCATACGGTTGGCAGAACTATGGTTCTAAATTATGGTTACAAACCAGCACCGGTGGAAGAAGTGGAAGTAAAGGTGCCAGAGTTTCTTATTCTCCTGCAGGCACTGCTAATCTCCAGACTCCTCCTGTAGTTTTACCAGCAGCTCCACATAGAATTAAATTCTGGTGGAAGGATAATGATATTTCTGCTCGACCCTCAAGCATAAATGGTGAGGCAACAATTGAAGGAACTGAAATTAGCGGTTATGATACTACATATTTTGAAATTTCAACAGATGCTGGAACTACCTGGACATCTTTAGCGTTTCTCTCTGAAGCAAGCCCACAATCGGCTTATTCTGAAGTAGTAGTTGATTTAACTTCTTATGCAAATCAGACTGTTAGCTTCAGATGGAGAGATGTGAGTGATGGTTCATTTAGTGCTTATGGTACGGGCTTAGATGACATCACAATTGAGGAAATTCCTGCCACACCTATATTTGTGATTTCTCCAACTTCTCAGGATTTCGGTTCTGCAATTGTAGGAAATACTGTTTCAAGGAATTTCACAATTTCAAACACAGGTTCAGTAACACTTACAATAAACAGTGGCGGTATTACGCTTACTGGTGCAAATGCTGATCAATTTTCATTAGGAAGCATTTCATATCCTATAAATTTGACTTCAGGTCAAAGCGCACAAATTACAGTTAACTTCTCACCAACGAGCGCCGGAGTTAAAACTGCAAATCTTCAAATAGTTCACAATGCACCTGGTTCACCGGCAGTTGTTCCATTGACAGGAAATGCATTACCATTAGGAACTTTGTTTGAAGACTTTACAGGAACTGCTTTCCCACCAGATGGCTGGTTGGCAATAAATAACGACGGTGGTGCTCAGAACTGGTTCAGAAGTACTTCTAAATTTAATTCTGCACCTGCATCAGCCGCATCAAATTGGGAATCTTCAACATTACAAAACGATGACTGGCTGATTTCTCCAAAAGTAAGTGTAAGTGCCGGTGATAGTTTAATCTTTTTCTCAAGTATTCAATCCTCAACTTATCCTGAAGTACTTGTAATTAAAGTTGGTCCTTCTACAGATCCAAATGGTAGCTGGACAACTCTCGATTCCGTTGTTCAAAGCAGTACTAACTGGATAAGAAGAGCATATAGCTTATCAGCATTTGCCGGTCAGAATGTTTATGTAGCATTTGTTAACAGAGGATTGGATGAATGGACATTGTACCTTGATGATATTCAAGGTCCTGTTAAATATACGCCGGCTGTTGATTTAGCTTTTCAGGATTTCTATCAGTCAACTGGATTACCAGTTCCAAGGAACGGTGAGAAATTCAGCGATTACAGAATATCTCTGAATACAGATAATCTTTCTGAAACCAAACCATTTGCAAAATTGCAGAATTCTGGTTTGGGATTAAGGTCTTCAAATACAAATAATACAATAGTTATAGAATCAACAAACAATACTCCGTTCGAATTAAATAATGTTCAGTTAAAAGGCGTTGTGAAAAACATTGGACTGAACTCCGCTTCTTATAATTTGAATTGGAGTGTTAGCGGTTCTTCACAAACTCCTTATGCCGGACCAACTGTAAACTCTGGTGCTGTAGATACTGCAACTCTCACTTATAGTCCGACTGCAACAGGAACATTCCTCACTTCCGGCACTTTAGTAGTAACTGGTGATGAAATTCCTGGTAATGATTCCAAAGAATTCAGGATGAGGGTTTACCCTGATTCTTACACCAGAACGATCTATGACAGAGCTGATAATGTTGTAGATACCTGGGTTGGTTGGGCTGATACTACAGTACGAATGAAAGCAGGAGTTCGATTTACAGCTCCATCTGAGATTAAATTAGCTGGTGTTGATTTCATCTGCAGAACCGAAGCAGTTAACAGTGGTACTTTTGAAGTTCAGGTTCGTGCAGCTGGTGATTCTGCCGGTGCACCTGGTGCTGTCCTCTACACTCAGGTTTACTCTGCAAACGATTATTTCGCTGGTGCCGGTGATTATATCTTCTTCCCATTTGGCAACGATGCACCAACTATTGCAAGTGGTTCTGATTACTGGATTACTGTCAAAGCTCCTTTAGGTGTTCTTTATCCTGGTGCAGTTCACAACACAGGATTTACTTCCGGTAGAAGCTTCTTTGAAGGTTCAGCTGATACAACAGTTTGGAATCCTTTAGTTATTACTACTGAAAGAGCCTGGATTATGAGAGCTGTTCATATTCCTGCTGCATCTACTTTCCAGCTAACAGTTTCAGTTGGCAATGGTTGGAATATGGTATCAGTACCTGGTTTACATCCTGTTGATCAGAATATACTTACCTGGTGGCCTGGTAAAGACCCTGCTGCAAATGTTTTCAAGTTCCAGGGTGCTTATCAGTCTGTTACAACAGTTCAACCTGGTCTCGGCTACTGAATGAAACATCTCGGTGCTAATACTTACAACACAGGTGATGAATGGCCTGCTGGTGGTATCAATATCGTTGCTCACGATCCTCTTAATGCTGCTGCCGGCTGGAACCTTATAGGTGGTTATGAGTTCTTAGCTCCTACTTCGGCTCTTACTACTAATCCTTCAGGGCTCATATCCGGTTTCGTATATGGTTACACTACTAGTGGTGGTTATCAGGTTGCTAGTGACCTCGTTCCTGGTTATGGCTACTGGCTTAAACTTACTGCTGCAGGACAGATTAACATAAATCCAGGTCCTAAAGCTAATTTCAAACTCTCTGACTTTATCCCTGATGACTTCGGTAAGATTATCATTACTGATAACGCAGGTAAGTCTTATACTCTCTATGTTGCTCAGGGTAAACAAGCTCAGAAGACTTCGCTCGACTTCTTCGAACTTCCTCCCGTTGCATTCCCTGATATGTTCGATGTAAGATACACAACCGGAAGATTTGTTGAAGATTTGAGCAGTGCAATGAAGACTGTTCAGATGCAGGGAGTAGAATATCCTGTAAGGGTAAAAGTAGAAGGAATGATGCTGAGGATAACAGATGAAACAGGAAAAGCAGTAAATGAGAGAGTAAACTCAGGTGAAGAGATAACAATCAGCAACTCACAGATAAGCAAGTTGAATGTGATGAGTGATATAATACCTGATAAGTATTCTCTTGAGCAGAATTATCCGAATCCATTCAACCCAACGACAACAATAGAATTCTCATTGCCTGAGGATGTAGAGAATGTAAGGTTAACGATATACAATGCATTGGGAGAGAAGGTATCAGAGTTAGTAAACGGAAAGATGGAAGCAGGCAGATACAGATATCAGTGGAATGCTGGAAATG contains:
- a CDS encoding choice-of-anchor J domain-containing protein, encoding MIKKIFNHYLLIASLIFIIQWDISAQVSVMTFSSSSGTYTEITGGTLLGSTTSDDQYFVDPAIPLGGTTKTGPGFPIGFDFVINGNTFDRFGINNNGWISFGKSALTPSVDMNTTSAYTPLSSTTAITPAELRTRVAGLGRDLQAQTGAELRFELIGTAPNRTLVIQWKGYRKFGATGDNYNFQVRINETSNTVEVVYGTMTNNTTSTTVQVGIGGSSASDFNNRTTTTDWTASTAGDTNSATMTLSNTVFPPSGLTFTWSPPSDLPPAISYLPLNNTSSTSNRILTAQITDDFGIASAPNDPRLYFKKKSETNFVFVNASSIVGNDYTFTIDYSLLSGPIAAGDTIVYYVAAQDNAGQTVTNPFGGSGTPPGINPPATFSSYIILPIYSLPYLQDFNAGTSLPANWAGNMVILANHGTSGSNGLTKNLYSSVTSANATSPIVGPVTSSSEIVFDYRIVNWSGYPNTATTLGGDQFFIRISTDDGANFTTIYTIDSSNHVVSTNFATVTIPIGAYAGQNVMVRWDLQWAQGDYYFDIDNVKIRETPIGPPNPAVVVMPVDGATNVAITTSLQWQSGGGAPETGYRIYFGTDGGGVTPPTNILNNVDLGLVTSYTPVSSLSYSTTYYWMIVPYNGGGDAPGNVIWSFTTGADPTINAFPYVQDFEGSFPPYGWQNYGSKLWLQTSTGGRSGSKGARVSYSPAGTANLQTPPVVLPAAPHRIKFWWKDNDISARPSSINGEATIEGTEISGYDTTYFEISTDAGTTWTSLAFLSEASPQSAYSEVVVDLTSYANQTVSFRWRDVSDGSFSAYGTGLDDITIEEIPATPIFVISPTSQDFGSAIVGNTVSRNFTISNTGSVTLTINSGGITLTGANADQFSLGSISYPINLTSGQSAQITVNFSPTSAGVKTANLQIVHNAPGSPAVVPLTGNALPLGTLFEDFTGTAFPPDGWLAINNDGGAQNWFRSTSKFNSAPASAASNWESSTLQNDDWLISPKVSVSAGDSLIFFSSIQSSTYPEVLVIKVGPSTDPNGSWTTLDSVVQSSTNWIRRAYSLSAFAGQNVYVAFVNRGLDEWTLYLDDIQGPVKYTPAVDLAFQDFYQSTGLPVPRNGEKFSDYRISLNTDNLSETKPFAKLQNSGLGLRSSNTNNTIVIESTNNTPFELNNVQLKGVVKNIGLNSASYNLNWSVSGSSQTPYAGPTVNSGAVDTATLTYSPTATGTFLTSGTLVVTGDEIPGNDSKEFRMRVYPDSYTRTIYDRADNVVDTWVGWADTTVRMKAGVRFTAPSEIKLAGVDFICRTEAVNSGTFEVQVRAAGDSAGAPGAVLYTQVYSANDYFAGAGDYIFFPFGNDAPTIASGSDYWITVKAPLGVLYPGAVHNTGFTSGRSFFEGSADTTVWNPLVITTERAWIMRAVHIPAASTFQLTVSVGNGWNMVSVPGLHPVDQNILTWWPGKDPAANVFKFQGAYQSVTTVQPGLGY
- a CDS encoding T9SS type A sorting domain-containing protein; this translates as MKHLGANTYNTGDEWPAGGINIVAHDPLNAAAGWNLIGGYEFLAPTSALTTNPSGLISGFVYGYTTSGGYQVASDLVPGYGYWLKLTAAGQININPGPKANFKLSDFIPDDFGKIIITDNAGKSYTLYVAQGKQAQKTSLDFFELPPVAFPDMFDVRYTTGRFVEDLSSAMKTVQMQGVEYPVRVKVEGMMLRITDETGKAVNERVNSGEEITISNSQISKLNVMSDIIPDKYSLEQNYPNPFNPTTTIEFSLPEDVENVRLTIYNALGEKVSELVNGKMEAGRYRYQWNAGNVATGLYIYELKTNKFSSVKKMMLLK